A stretch of Leucobacter aridicollis DNA encodes these proteins:
- a CDS encoding MFS transporter: MRASKPFLPWVVWGVAVTLYAIAIVNRSSLSALGPATQDHFSIDASTLAAFPVIQLLVYAACQIPVGMLLDRYGSTILILAGSALMLTGQIVMATVANVEFAILARILVGAGDACTFTAVMRLLPEWFKPRQLPTLGQVTGLIGQVGQLVSVAPLAFVVDTFGWSTGFLGIAAVGVLSFLLAFVVLRDAPGRRTAFERLTRRTGRVTRNSESLAAAPITTVTMAPPATNMIPVVGGSRARRRSASGKEGILTRVRRLLSIPGVRLAYWIHFVTPFSAQAFLLLWGTPFLTGGLGLSAPAASGLLSLTVVSSMVAGLVLGPISSRFIERRVLLVIGITVLIMVTWLAVLLWPGMPPGWLIIALLVILPLGGPASMIAFEVSRSHTPRSFAGFGTGLVNTGGFTAALLLVMLIGVILDLQGAGSPETYSLTAFKVAFAAQIPLWLLGLTMIFIERRRTGTWMDRHGRTLR, encoded by the coding sequence ATGCGAGCTTCCAAACCATTCCTCCCCTGGGTGGTGTGGGGAGTGGCGGTCACGCTCTACGCGATCGCGATTGTGAACCGATCATCGCTCTCAGCGCTCGGGCCTGCCACGCAAGACCACTTCTCGATCGACGCGTCGACGCTCGCGGCCTTCCCCGTCATCCAGCTCTTGGTGTACGCCGCCTGCCAGATCCCGGTCGGGATGCTGCTCGACAGGTATGGTTCGACGATCCTGATCCTCGCCGGCTCCGCCCTCATGCTCACCGGGCAGATCGTGATGGCGACGGTCGCGAACGTCGAGTTCGCGATTCTCGCTCGCATCCTCGTTGGCGCTGGCGACGCGTGCACGTTCACTGCCGTGATGCGGTTGCTCCCGGAATGGTTCAAGCCGCGCCAGCTCCCCACCCTTGGACAGGTCACCGGGCTCATCGGGCAGGTCGGTCAGCTCGTCTCGGTCGCCCCGCTCGCGTTCGTCGTCGACACCTTTGGGTGGTCCACTGGCTTCCTCGGGATCGCGGCCGTCGGCGTGCTGTCGTTCCTGCTTGCATTCGTCGTGCTGCGTGACGCGCCGGGCCGACGGACAGCCTTCGAACGCCTCACCAGGCGAACCGGCCGTGTGACGAGAAACTCCGAGTCACTTGCCGCGGCCCCGATCACGACCGTGACGATGGCGCCGCCCGCGACGAACATGATTCCCGTCGTCGGCGGCAGCCGCGCTCGCCGAAGGAGCGCGAGCGGGAAGGAAGGGATCCTCACCCGCGTGCGGCGCCTACTGTCGATCCCGGGGGTGCGGCTCGCGTACTGGATTCACTTCGTGACGCCGTTCTCCGCGCAGGCGTTTCTGCTGCTCTGGGGCACGCCGTTCCTGACGGGCGGGCTCGGCCTGAGCGCTCCCGCGGCGAGCGGGCTCTTGAGCCTGACCGTCGTCTCCTCGATGGTCGCAGGCCTCGTGCTCGGCCCGATCAGCTCACGCTTCATCGAGCGCAGGGTGCTGCTTGTCATTGGCATCACCGTGCTCATTATGGTGACCTGGCTTGCCGTGCTGCTCTGGCCTGGCATGCCTCCGGGGTGGCTCATCATCGCGCTGCTCGTCATCCTGCCGCTTGGTGGGCCGGCGTCGATGATCGCGTTCGAGGTTTCTCGGTCGCACACGCCGCGCAGTTTCGCTGGCTTCGGCACCGGCCTCGTGAACACGGGCGGCTTCACTGCCGCGCTGCTGCTCGTGATGCTCATTGGGGTCATCCTCGACCTCCAAGGCGCGGGATCGCCAGAGACCTACTCGCTCACCGCGTTCAAGGTGGCGTTCGCCGCGCAGATCCCGCTGTGGCTGCTTGGACTGACAATGATCTTCATCGAGCGCCGGCGCACGGGAACGTGGATGGACAGGCACGGGCGCACGCTGCGCTAG
- a CDS encoding GntR family transcriptional regulator gives MSSTIRTEAGAAESGAPQSHELVSILRDRILHGDLAPGQRLVERTLASELGVSRIPVRDALNILRGEGFVSALPNRGMTVTALSPQDVEELFEVRESLEVLAVRRATERATPDEIDRLEQSIAASEAAWERSDTDAVGRCNQEFHDLLWKMAHNSLLSSLMEPLEGRMHWLLRQNDDPRRLQAEHVAILAAIRSGDAELAARSALDHVQTSREIWLDLSARRRTA, from the coding sequence ATGAGCTCGACTATTCGCACTGAGGCAGGAGCCGCCGAGAGCGGGGCCCCGCAGTCGCACGAACTGGTGTCGATCCTGCGCGACAGGATCCTGCACGGCGACCTCGCTCCCGGGCAGCGGCTCGTCGAACGCACCCTCGCGAGCGAGCTGGGGGTGTCGCGGATCCCGGTGCGCGACGCCCTGAACATTCTCCGCGGCGAGGGGTTCGTCTCCGCGCTCCCGAATCGCGGCATGACGGTGACGGCGCTGTCGCCGCAGGACGTTGAAGAGCTGTTCGAGGTGCGCGAATCGCTCGAGGTGCTCGCGGTACGGCGGGCGACCGAGCGCGCGACCCCCGACGAGATCGACAGGCTCGAGCAGTCGATCGCCGCGTCGGAGGCCGCGTGGGAGCGTTCCGACACGGACGCTGTCGGTCGGTGCAATCAGGAGTTCCACGACCTGCTCTGGAAGATGGCGCACAACTCGCTGCTCTCCTCGCTCATGGAGCCGCTGGAGGGCCGCATGCACTGGCTGCTCAGGCAAAACGATGACCCGCGCCGCCTCCAGGCCGAGCACGTCGCGATACTCGCCGCCATCCGAAGCGGCGACGCGGAGCTCGCTGCCCGGTCGGCCCTGGACCACGTGCAGACGAGCCGGGAGATCTGGCTCGATCTCTCGGCTCGCAGGCGCACGGCCTAG
- a CDS encoding GNAT family N-acetyltransferase codes for MSTPVLPAAPIVGPLVTLRAPRQEDLDPLFEILREPEVAFWWVGYTSERVQAEFIDAAETTRIIEVAGECAGALYVLRGEDPEYPTTVMHLFIGTRFRGNRVGEEALALAIRHEFANGITRVTLDPNENNDGAIRSYERLGFKRIGILRDYQVRPRGALEGAMFLDLTRSDFPDGPPLPPRD; via the coding sequence ATGTCTACACCCGTACTTCCCGCAGCGCCCATCGTCGGGCCCCTCGTCACCCTCCGCGCTCCGAGGCAGGAGGACCTCGACCCGCTGTTCGAGATCCTGCGAGAGCCGGAGGTCGCCTTCTGGTGGGTCGGGTACACCAGCGAGCGCGTCCAGGCCGAGTTCATCGATGCCGCCGAGACGACCCGCATCATCGAGGTCGCGGGGGAGTGCGCCGGCGCGCTCTACGTGCTGCGCGGGGAGGACCCCGAGTACCCGACGACGGTGATGCACCTCTTCATCGGGACACGCTTCCGGGGCAATCGCGTCGGCGAGGAGGCGCTCGCACTCGCCATCAGGCACGAGTTCGCGAACGGGATCACTCGCGTCACGCTCGACCCGAACGAGAACAACGACGGCGCGATCCGCAGCTACGAGCGGCTCGGCTTCAAGCGCATCGGGATCCTGCGTGACTACCAGGTGCGGCCGAGAGGCGCGCTCGAGGGCGCGATGTTCCTCGACCTCACCCGCAGCGACTTCCCCGACGGGCCGCCGCTGCCGCCGCGCGACTAG
- the prfA gene encoding peptide chain release factor 1, with product MFEQVSGLLAEHASLQEDLADPALHADAARAKRVNRRYAELSKIKSAHEHWVQLGDDLEAARELAKEDEAFAEEVPDLEAQLADAQEKVRRLLIPRDPDDARDVILEIKGGEGGAESALFGADLLRMYMHYAESKGWKTEILEKDESDLGGYKNVQVAIKANASDPSQGVWAHLKYEGGVHRVQRVPVTESQGRIHTSTTGVLVYPEPDEAEEVEISQNDLKIDVYRSSGPGGQSVNTTDSAVRITHLPTGIVVAMQNEKSQLQNREAGMRVLRARLLARLAEEAAAEASAHRSSQIRTMDRSERIRTYNFPENRIADHRTGYKAYNLDQVMNGSMEPLIESCIRMDEEERLKALGQ from the coding sequence GTGTTTGAACAGGTTTCAGGGCTGCTCGCCGAGCACGCGTCGCTGCAGGAGGATCTCGCCGATCCGGCGCTGCACGCCGACGCCGCACGTGCGAAGCGGGTGAATCGCCGCTACGCCGAGCTCAGCAAGATCAAGTCAGCCCACGAGCACTGGGTGCAGCTGGGGGATGACCTCGAGGCTGCACGGGAGCTCGCGAAGGAGGACGAAGCGTTCGCCGAGGAGGTCCCCGACCTCGAGGCGCAGCTCGCCGACGCGCAGGAGAAGGTACGCCGTCTCCTGATTCCCCGCGATCCCGACGATGCCCGCGACGTGATCCTCGAGATCAAGGGCGGCGAGGGCGGTGCCGAATCGGCGCTGTTCGGTGCCGACCTGCTCCGCATGTACATGCACTACGCGGAGTCCAAGGGCTGGAAGACTGAGATTCTTGAGAAGGACGAGAGCGATCTCGGCGGCTACAAGAACGTGCAGGTCGCGATCAAGGCGAACGCGAGCGACCCGTCGCAGGGCGTGTGGGCGCACCTGAAGTACGAGGGCGGGGTGCACCGCGTGCAGCGCGTGCCTGTCACCGAGTCGCAGGGCCGCATCCACACCTCAACGACCGGCGTGCTCGTCTACCCCGAGCCCGACGAGGCTGAAGAGGTCGAGATCAGCCAGAACGACCTGAAGATCGACGTCTACCGATCGAGCGGCCCCGGCGGCCAGTCGGTGAACACGACGGACTCCGCGGTTCGCATCACGCACCTCCCGACGGGTATCGTCGTCGCGATGCAGAACGAGAAGTCGCAGCTGCAGAACCGTGAGGCCGGCATGCGCGTGCTCCGCGCGCGACTGCTTGCTCGCCTCGCCGAGGAAGCCGCCGCTGAGGCGAGCGCGCACCGTTCGAGCCAGATCCGCACGATGGATCGCTCGGAGCGGATTCGCACGTACAACTTCCCGGAGAACCGCATCGCCGATCACCGCACCGGGTACAAGGCATACAACCTTGACCAGGTCATGAACGGGTCGATGGAGCCGCTCATCGAGTCCTGCATCCGCATGGACGAGGAGGAGCGCCTGAAGGCACTCGGGCAGTAG
- the thrB gene encoding homoserine kinase translates to MSRVERALRVHVPATSANLGPGFDTLGIALAYGDELTVVTRPEPGATVTVIGVGEGEVDTDERNLVVRSAAFVFERLGRDMPGLNIEAHNRIPHGRGMGSSGSAIVSGVMIAAGLLASDPDDPLELSEAQIFAFATELEGHPDNVAPALFGGLTIAWTNEQGPRFKRLLVHRGVAPLVLVPTFTMSTEHARSLQPKQVPHEDAVFNVSRSALLIAALTQSPELMLEATEDRLHQNYRGAAMPETRDLIGALREAGHPAVVSGAGPSVLVLSNGPRERLAAADLVAQIAPEWRILTLAVDIKGATVEEIPVDSAFSSRV, encoded by the coding sequence ATGAGCCGGGTCGAGCGCGCGCTCCGCGTCCACGTCCCGGCGACGAGCGCAAACCTCGGCCCCGGCTTCGACACCCTCGGCATCGCGCTCGCCTACGGCGACGAGCTGACGGTGGTCACCCGGCCAGAACCCGGCGCGACCGTCACGGTGATCGGCGTCGGTGAGGGAGAGGTCGACACCGACGAGCGCAACCTCGTCGTGCGTTCGGCCGCGTTCGTGTTCGAACGGCTCGGGCGCGACATGCCCGGGCTGAACATCGAGGCGCACAACCGAATCCCGCACGGCCGCGGCATGGGATCCTCGGGCTCCGCGATCGTCTCTGGCGTGATGATCGCAGCCGGGCTGCTCGCGAGCGACCCCGACGACCCGCTTGAGCTCAGCGAGGCGCAGATCTTCGCATTCGCGACCGAGCTCGAGGGCCACCCCGACAACGTCGCCCCGGCGCTCTTCGGCGGACTCACGATCGCCTGGACGAACGAGCAGGGGCCGCGGTTCAAGCGACTGCTCGTGCACCGCGGCGTCGCGCCGCTCGTGCTGGTGCCGACGTTCACCATGTCGACCGAGCATGCCCGGAGCCTGCAGCCAAAGCAGGTGCCGCACGAGGACGCCGTCTTTAACGTGTCGCGTTCGGCGCTGCTCATCGCGGCGCTCACGCAGAGCCCCGAGCTCATGCTTGAGGCGACGGAGGACCGGTTGCATCAGAACTACCGCGGCGCGGCGATGCCCGAGACCCGCGACCTCATCGGTGCGCTCCGCGAGGCGGGGCACCCGGCGGTCGTGTCGGGCGCCGGGCCCTCGGTGCTCGTGCTCTCGAACGGACCGCGCGAGCGCCTCGCCGCGGCGGATCTCGTCGCGCAGATCGCACCCGAATGGCGAATTCTCACTCTCGCTGTCGATATCAAGGGTGCTACAGTAGAGGAGATCCCGGTCGACTCTGCGTTCTCTTCGCGAGTGTGA
- a CDS encoding homoserine dehydrogenase, which produces MNAYRDLRVALLGCGSVGAQVARLILENGDELAARIGANLVLDGIAVRSLDAERDVPLPRELFTTDAERLVQGADIVIELMGGIEPARSLILLALGGGADVVTANKALIAAHGRELSDAADQVGAQLLYEASVAAAIPILRPLRESLAGDHVTRVMGIVNGSTNYILDRMDRFGESAEDAMKLASDLGFLEADPTLDVEGFDAAQKATILASIAFHTEVPESAVYREGITAVTLEQITAARHAGFVIKLLAVAERLAASDGTDGVSVRVYPALIPREHPLAAVHEGKNAVFVEAEAAGELMFYGAGAGGNETASAVLGDLVSAARRHVVGGPGIPGSTHAEFPVLPVGEVLTAYQVMLEVRDEPGVLARVAGILAAHGVSAASVEQNTSEEGRATLVIGTHTAREADLAATVDALRADDAVAEVVSVLRREGRA; this is translated from the coding sequence TTGAACGCGTATCGAGACCTTCGAGTTGCATTGCTTGGTTGCGGGTCGGTTGGCGCCCAGGTGGCGCGACTGATTCTCGAGAACGGTGACGAGCTCGCAGCCCGCATTGGTGCGAACCTCGTCCTCGACGGCATCGCGGTGCGCTCGCTCGACGCCGAGCGCGACGTCCCGCTGCCGCGCGAGCTCTTCACGACGGACGCCGAGCGTCTCGTGCAGGGCGCGGACATCGTGATCGAGCTCATGGGCGGGATCGAGCCGGCGCGCTCCCTGATCCTGCTCGCCCTCGGCGGCGGCGCGGACGTCGTCACGGCGAACAAAGCGCTCATCGCAGCGCACGGCCGCGAGCTCTCCGACGCCGCCGACCAGGTCGGCGCGCAGCTGCTCTACGAGGCGTCCGTCGCGGCCGCGATCCCGATCCTGCGCCCGCTGCGCGAGAGCCTCGCCGGCGACCATGTCACCCGGGTGATGGGGATCGTCAACGGCTCGACAAACTACATTCTGGATCGCATGGACCGCTTCGGCGAGTCCGCCGAAGACGCGATGAAGCTCGCGAGCGACCTTGGCTTCCTCGAGGCTGACCCGACGCTCGACGTTGAGGGCTTTGACGCCGCGCAGAAGGCGACGATCCTCGCGAGCATCGCGTTCCACACGGAGGTTCCCGAGAGCGCGGTGTACCGCGAGGGCATCACCGCGGTGACGCTCGAGCAGATCACCGCGGCGCGCCACGCCGGCTTCGTCATCAAGCTGCTCGCCGTCGCCGAGCGGCTCGCCGCCTCCGACGGCACCGACGGGGTATCGGTGCGCGTCTACCCGGCGCTTATCCCGCGCGAACACCCCCTCGCTGCCGTGCACGAGGGCAAGAACGCCGTGTTCGTCGAGGCCGAGGCGGCGGGCGAACTCATGTTCTACGGCGCGGGCGCAGGCGGCAACGAGACCGCATCCGCGGTGCTGGGCGACCTCGTCTCGGCCGCCCGCCGCCACGTTGTCGGCGGCCCCGGAATCCCCGGGTCGACGCACGCCGAATTCCCGGTACTGCCCGTCGGCGAGGTGCTGACCGCGTACCAGGTCATGCTCGAGGTCCGCGACGAGCCCGGCGTGCTCGCTCGGGTCGCGGGGATCCTCGCCGCCCACGGCGTTTCGGCCGCGAGCGTCGAGCAGAACACCTCCGAGGAGGGGCGTGCGACGCTCGTCATCGGGACCCACACGGCGCGCGAGGCTGACCTCGCGGCGACGGTCGACGCGCTCCGCGCCGACGACGCTGTCGCCGAGGTCGTGAGCGTGCTGCGCCGGGAGGGCCGCGCATGA
- the lysA gene encoding diaminopimelate decarboxylase: MTDHRTRDVNAIDDRVFPRGARRGSECGVLKIGGVRATELVEQFGSPLYVVDEDATRATAREIRDALRGEAQRVGTDATVYYASKAFLSVQTAQWMAEEGLAIDVASGGELMVALAAGVDPAKIGFHGNNKSDAEIVRAVEAGVGTIIIDSEIEVARIAAATAAAGKRQRVRLRVNSGVHASTHDYLATAHEDQKFGMPLTDAPALVREIVSHEGLDFVGLHCHIGSQIFATEGFRESARRLLGVYVELAEIAGRQIPELNLGGGFGIAYTPEQAGEAPNVGDIARQLADIVAEASAEAGIAIPHLAFEPGRAVVGQSGVTLYTVGTTKRVDLTGTGEADPVDRGYSERLYVSVDGGMSDNARPALYGSDYHVRIANRQSEAAPALVRVVGKHCESGDIVVYRDELPADVQPGDTLAVAVTGAYCWSLSSNYNFVPRPPVVAVRGGEGRVIVRGQTEADLLAQSVVA, from the coding sequence ATGACCGATCACCGAACCCGCGATGTCAATGCGATCGACGACCGTGTCTTCCCGCGCGGCGCCCGCCGCGGAAGCGAGTGCGGCGTGCTGAAGATTGGCGGCGTGCGCGCCACCGAGCTCGTCGAGCAGTTCGGCTCTCCGCTCTACGTCGTCGACGAGGACGCGACCCGCGCGACGGCGCGCGAGATCCGCGACGCCCTCCGTGGCGAGGCGCAGCGCGTCGGCACCGACGCGACCGTGTACTACGCGAGTAAGGCGTTCCTCAGCGTGCAGACCGCGCAGTGGATGGCAGAGGAGGGGCTCGCGATCGACGTCGCGAGCGGCGGCGAACTCATGGTCGCGCTTGCGGCCGGCGTCGACCCCGCGAAGATCGGCTTCCACGGCAACAACAAGTCCGACGCCGAGATTGTCCGCGCCGTCGAGGCCGGGGTCGGCACGATCATCATCGACAGCGAGATTGAGGTCGCGCGCATCGCCGCGGCGACAGCCGCCGCCGGGAAGCGGCAGCGCGTTCGCCTCCGCGTCAACAGCGGCGTGCACGCGTCGACACACGACTACCTGGCGACCGCCCACGAGGATCAGAAGTTCGGCATGCCGCTCACCGACGCGCCTGCGCTCGTGCGCGAGATCGTCTCGCACGAGGGCCTCGACTTCGTTGGCCTGCACTGCCACATCGGCTCGCAGATCTTCGCGACCGAGGGGTTCCGCGAGTCCGCGCGGCGCCTCCTTGGCGTCTACGTTGAGCTCGCCGAGATCGCTGGGCGCCAGATTCCCGAGCTCAATCTTGGCGGCGGCTTTGGCATCGCGTACACGCCCGAGCAGGCCGGTGAGGCGCCGAACGTCGGCGACATCGCCAGGCAGCTCGCCGACATCGTCGCGGAGGCCTCCGCGGAAGCAGGAATCGCGATCCCGCACCTCGCGTTCGAGCCGGGCCGCGCGGTCGTCGGCCAGTCGGGTGTGACGCTCTACACGGTCGGCACGACGAAGCGCGTCGACCTCACGGGCACCGGCGAGGCCGACCCTGTCGACCGCGGCTACTCCGAGCGGCTCTATGTGAGCGTCGACGGCGGCATGAGCGACAACGCGCGCCCCGCGCTCTACGGCTCCGACTACCACGTGCGCATTGCGAACCGCCAGAGCGAGGCGGCCCCCGCGCTTGTGCGCGTCGTCGGCAAGCACTGCGAGTCCGGCGACATCGTCGTCTACCGCGACGAGCTCCCCGCGGACGTGCAGCCGGGCGACACGCTCGCGGTCGCAGTCACCGGCGCGTACTGCTGGTCGCTGTCGAGCAACTACAACTTTGTCCCGAGGCCGCCGGTTGTCGCCGTCCGCGGCGGCGAGGGCCGCGTCATCGTGCGCGGCCAGACCGAGGCCGACCTGCTCGCACAGAGCGTCGTCGCGTAA
- a CDS encoding serine hydrolase domain-containing protein translates to MSHPARTAETVAVLEETIADYAGTLAPAVSVAAFDATGVIAWHGVGEPRLDGAPVTRETVFRIASMSKSFLAATALALDEAGALDLAAPVARYLPGVRFTYRGIDYPVTVAELLSNRSGMPEDNAWADRQLGSSREYIAGLFAEGIGLTQAPGVGYQYSNLGMSLVGRVIEAAVGRSVEAEITSRFIEPLGLTGTRFAVEHYGEGTDVAHGFRTFDTGATFIQEPFIGEGALACIGGLFSTVDDIATWSWFLASGYTNEPLAPELLSARSRIEMQRVHTPIPVPAATEFRDLTALGYGLGLFPAHDRRLGATVDHSGGLPGFSSNMRWHTDSGVGVVVFGNSDAFRADTLAMAAHAGVLRAKAVPPRTVEPWPLALEAGALLDGLIRGGEPLAGAAHLTSSNFFADVPDEVRTARVAELLQTVGEPRERTSFGERIVGASDAAHLRWRIDCAHGALVCDIRLIGLSAPLVQSLTVAIADETGTKPLAGEPGLQVLAAVAREGSPVS, encoded by the coding sequence ATGTCTCACCCCGCCCGCACCGCCGAAACCGTCGCAGTTCTCGAGGAGACCATCGCCGACTATGCGGGGACGCTCGCGCCGGCGGTGTCCGTCGCGGCATTCGACGCGACCGGCGTCATCGCCTGGCACGGGGTCGGGGAGCCGCGACTCGACGGCGCACCGGTGACGCGCGAGACTGTATTTCGGATCGCGTCGATGTCGAAGAGCTTCCTTGCGGCGACGGCGCTCGCGCTCGACGAGGCGGGGGCGCTCGACCTCGCCGCGCCGGTGGCGCGCTACCTCCCCGGGGTGCGGTTCACCTATCGCGGCATCGATTATCCAGTCACCGTTGCCGAGCTGCTCTCGAATCGCTCGGGTATGCCGGAGGACAACGCCTGGGCAGACCGGCAGCTCGGTTCGAGCCGCGAATATATTGCGGGCCTGTTCGCTGAGGGGATCGGACTCACCCAGGCCCCCGGCGTCGGGTACCAGTACTCGAACCTCGGGATGTCGCTCGTCGGGCGCGTCATCGAGGCGGCGGTCGGACGCTCCGTGGAAGCCGAGATCACCAGCAGGTTCATCGAGCCCCTCGGGCTCACCGGGACCCGCTTCGCCGTGGAGCACTATGGCGAGGGCACGGATGTTGCCCACGGCTTCCGCACCTTCGACACGGGCGCGACGTTCATTCAGGAGCCGTTTATCGGGGAAGGGGCGCTCGCCTGCATCGGCGGGCTGTTCAGCACGGTCGACGACATCGCGACGTGGTCGTGGTTCCTCGCCTCCGGCTACACCAATGAGCCGCTCGCGCCAGAACTGCTGTCCGCGAGGAGCCGGATCGAGATGCAGCGGGTGCACACCCCGATCCCAGTACCGGCCGCCACCGAGTTTCGCGATCTCACGGCGCTGGGATACGGCCTCGGGCTCTTCCCCGCCCACGACCGCCGGCTCGGGGCCACCGTCGACCACTCGGGCGGCCTCCCGGGCTTCTCCTCGAACATGCGGTGGCACACTGACTCCGGCGTCGGAGTGGTCGTGTTCGGCAACTCAGACGCGTTCCGCGCAGACACGCTCGCGATGGCCGCCCACGCCGGCGTGCTCCGGGCGAAGGCGGTTCCGCCGCGCACGGTAGAGCCGTGGCCGCTCGCGCTCGAAGCCGGCGCACTCCTGGACGGGCTCATTCGCGGCGGCGAGCCCCTCGCCGGGGCGGCCCACCTCACCTCGAGTAACTTCTTCGCCGACGTGCCCGACGAGGTGCGTACGGCCAGGGTCGCCGAGCTCCTGCAGACCGTCGGCGAGCCCCGGGAGCGCACGTCGTTCGGGGAGCGGATCGTCGGCGCATCGGACGCAGCCCACCTCCGCTGGCGCATCGACTGCGCGCACGGCGCGCTCGTGTGCGACATTCGCCTCATCGGCCTGAGCGCGCCGCTCGTGCAGAGCCTCACCGTCGCGATCGCCGACGAGACCGGCACGAAGCCGCTCGCGGGGGAGCCGGGGCTCCAGGTGCTCGCCGCCGTTGCACGCGAGGGAAGCCCGGTTTCGTAA
- a CDS encoding DUF981 domain-containing protein, producing MGSFIEDFFKGRDTGLVIDWTQMPTYNTIMAVAAGAGLIFMYMLGRALVRDRDFKAEGWALTAGVLGLILTTTGLHMTLEWPFAMYFPFDNIVFGEPSLAFGVLLLAASLYLWKRGDQIIGADDRAAEAAAVARPTGIFVLGMGLALFGIALAGLVFQLFAAPAEEPISGIVADYPMIEAIFMSLLFAFVGLGAALFPVALRGFSSTRPLSGVAKLVGVTWLVTGIIFLLFGAMNFFTHIGLIVNTMQ from the coding sequence ATGGGAAGCTTCATCGAAGATTTCTTCAAGGGCCGCGACACCGGTCTCGTCATCGACTGGACGCAGATGCCGACCTACAACACCATCATGGCCGTCGCCGCGGGCGCCGGCCTCATCTTCATGTACATGCTCGGACGCGCGCTCGTACGCGACCGGGACTTCAAGGCTGAAGGATGGGCACTCACCGCTGGCGTGCTCGGCCTGATCCTCACCACGACCGGCCTGCACATGACGCTCGAATGGCCGTTCGCCATGTACTTCCCGTTCGACAACATCGTCTTCGGCGAACCGAGCCTCGCGTTCGGCGTGCTGCTGCTCGCCGCGTCGCTGTACCTGTGGAAGCGCGGCGACCAGATTATCGGCGCGGACGACCGGGCCGCGGAGGCCGCCGCCGTCGCCCGCCCGACGGGCATCTTCGTGCTGGGCATGGGTCTCGCCCTCTTTGGTATCGCGCTCGCTGGCCTCGTATTCCAGCTGTTCGCGGCGCCGGCGGAGGAGCCCATCTCGGGCATCGTCGCCGACTACCCGATGATCGAGGCCATCTTCATGTCGCTGCTGTTCGCGTTCGTCGGACTCGGCGCGGCGCTGTTCCCGGTCGCGCTCCGCGGCTTCTCCTCGACGCGGCCGCTGTCCGGCGTCGCGAAGCTCGTCGGCGTGACCTGGCTCGTCACCGGCATCATCTTCCTGCTCTTCGGTGCGATGAACTTCTTCACCCACATCGGGCTCATCGTGAACACCATGCAGTAA
- a CDS encoding LmeA family phospholipid-binding protein, producing MRRALKIVIALVVTVGVLAGLGEWGLRLAIPGVVKTIAQEQLGIPSSHPVEVDMGGSALLHAIGGGVGDITVEIPDAPVADGVRATLIFSADRSPFDPSKGDMTGATAAIYVPTADLGPMISLLTNGVVDSGKTSSGELVVGRQLEALGFTVPIEATLGLTAVDGEVLVEPRGLSAVGFDLSVDQLASATGGLLDPLLSARQLCVREWLPAGATLSDIRITKNGARVEFALAPDFLSNPQQQELGTCG from the coding sequence ATGCGCCGCGCGCTCAAGATTGTCATCGCCCTCGTCGTGACGGTGGGCGTGCTTGCAGGGCTCGGGGAGTGGGGGCTGCGGCTCGCGATCCCCGGCGTGGTGAAGACGATTGCGCAGGAGCAGCTCGGGATTCCGAGTAGCCATCCCGTCGAGGTCGACATGGGCGGGTCGGCGCTGCTGCACGCGATCGGCGGCGGCGTGGGGGACATCACTGTCGAGATTCCTGATGCGCCCGTCGCCGACGGGGTGCGCGCGACGCTCATCTTCTCTGCAGACCGCTCCCCGTTCGATCCGTCGAAGGGTGACATGACTGGCGCGACGGCGGCGATCTATGTGCCCACCGCGGACCTGGGGCCGATGATCTCGCTGCTCACGAATGGGGTCGTCGACTCCGGGAAGACAAGCAGCGGCGAACTCGTCGTCGGGCGGCAGCTCGAGGCCCTCGGGTTCACCGTGCCGATCGAGGCGACGCTGGGCCTCACCGCCGTCGATGGTGAGGTGCTTGTTGAACCGCGCGGCCTGTCGGCTGTCGGCTTCGACCTCTCCGTTGACCAGCTCGCCTCAGCGACCGGCGGGCTCCTCGACCCCCTGCTGTCGGCGCGTCAACTCTGTGTCCGCGAGTGGCTCCCCGCGGGAGCAACCCTCAGCGACATCAGGATCACGAAGAACGGTGCACGGGTCGAGTTCGCGCTCGCGCCCGATTTTCTGTCGAACCCGCAGCAGCAGGAGCTTGGCACCTGCGGCTAG